DNA sequence from the Streptomyces canus genome:
CTGCCGAGGTGGTGCACCATGTGGTCGCCTCACTCGTCGTCCACCGATTCCCCGGCGGCGGGCGGTGGCGGATGCCGCCGCTGTCGAGCTGATGACCAGGTTGTTCGATCGGAAGGAAGCCGTCCATGGACGAGCAGGGTGAGCGCTTCGACGTCGTCGTACTCGGCGCGGGGCCCGGCGGATACGTAGCCGCCATCCGGGCCGCCCAACTGGGCAAGCGCGTCGCGGTCGTCGAGGAGAAGTACTGGGGCGGCGTCTGTCTGAACGTGGGCTGTATCCCCACCAAGGCCCTGCTGCGCAATGCCGAGCTCGCGCACCTCTTCACGCGCGAGGCGAAGACCTTCGGCATCAAGGTGGACGGTGAGGTCTCCTTCGACTACGGGGAGGCCTTCCGTCGCAGCCGGAAGGTCGCGGACGGCCGGGTCAAGGGTGTCCACTACCTGATGAAGAAGAACAAGATCACGGAGATCAGCGGTCGCGGTACGTTCCTCGACCCGCACACGCTCCAGGTGGCCGACTACGACGGCAACACCCGCACCATCGGCTTCGATCACTGCATCATCGCCGCCGGGGCGAGCCCCAAGCTGCTGCCCGGCACCCGCCGTACGTCGCGCGTGGTGACGTTCGAGGAGCAGATCCTGGCCGAGGACCTGCCGCAGTCCATCGTGATCGCGGGCGCCGGCGCGATCGGTGTCGAGTTCGCGTACGTGCTGCACAACTATGGCGTGAAGGTGACGATCGTCGAGTTCCTGGACCGGGTCGCACCGCTGGAGGACGCCGAGGTCTCCGCCGAACTGGCCAAGCAGTACCGAAAGTTGGGCATCGACGTCCTCACGTCGACCCGCGTCGAGTCGATCGACGAGTCCGGCCCGCAGGTCCGTGTCACGGTCACCGGCAAGGACGGCTCCCAGCAGGTCCTGGAGGCGGACAAGGTCCTGCAGGCGATCGGCTTCGCCCCTAACGTCACCGGATACGGCCTGGAGAACACCGGCGTGCGCGTCACCGAGCGCGGCGCGATCGACGTCGACGGCCGTTGCCGCACCTCCGTCCCGCACATCTACGCCATCGGCGACGTCACCGCGAAGCTGATGCTCGCGCACGCCGCCGAGGCGATGGGCGTGGTCGCCGCCGAGACGATCGCGGACGCGGAGACCATGGAGCTGGACTACGTGATGATCCCGCGGGCCACGTTCTGCCAGCCGCAGATCGCCAGCTTCGGCTACACCGAGGCACAGGCGAGGGAGAAGGGCTTCGACGTCCAGGTCGCCAAGTTCCCCTTCACCGCGAACGCCAAGGCGCACGGTCTGGGCGACGCGACCGGCTTCGTGAAGCTGATCAGCGACGGCAAGTACGGCGAGCTCCTCGGCGGTCACCTGATCGGCCCGGACGTCACCGAACTGCTCCCCGAGCTGACCCTGGCCCAGCAGTGGGACCTCACCGTCCACGAGGTCGCCCGCAACGTCCACGCCCACCCGACCCTGGGCGAGGCGGTCAAGGAAGCCGTCCACGGCCTCGCCGGCCACATGATCAACATGTAGCTCGGGGGAATGACCCGGCAGTGTCAAGGGAACGATCCGGAGTGACCTCGGGTGCGGGGATCGGTGTGATGCTCTGGAGACAGGCGGAGGCTGTGGCCACACCTGGGCGTACGGCAGGCGCAGCCGGCTTCGGGGCCGGCGATCCCGGGCTGTTCACCCCGGACTCGGTGACCTGGCAGATGCACGGCGACCCGATGATGTGGGTCGCCGGCATCCGCGCGCTCTACCTCCAGGCCCTGCACCCGCGCGCGCTGCGCGGGGTCATGCAGAACTCCGACTTCCGGCGCGAGGCCTGGGGCCGGCTGATGCGCACCGCCAACTTCGTCGGCACGACGACGTACGGCACCACGGAGGCCGCCGAGAAGGCCGGCGCCCGGGTCCGGAAGATCCACAGCATGCTCGGCGCGACCGACCCCGAGACCGGCGAACGCTACGGCGTCGACGAACCCGGACTGCTGCTGTGGGTGCACTGCGCCGAGATCGACTCCTACCTCCAGGTCGCCCGCCGCTCCGGCTTCCGCCTCACCGACGAACAGGCGGACCGGTACATATCCGAGCACCGGGTCTCCGCTCGCCTGGTGGGCCTGGACCCCGACGCCGTACCGGCGAGCCAGTCGGAGATGGCCGCCTACTTCGAGAAGATGCTCCCCGAACTCGCCGCTACGCCCGAGGCCCGGGAAGTGGACGACTTCCTGCTCCGCCCGCCGACGCACCCCCTCCTCGTCCCGGCGCGCGAGGTGCTGTGGCGGCGCGTGGCCCAGCTGGCGTACGCCGCCCTGCCGCCCTACGCCCACGAGCTGTACGGCAGGAAAGCGCCCGAACCCATCACCGTCACCCGCCAGTTGCGTGCCACCGGAACCCTGCTGCGCCGCGTTCCCGCCCGTCTGCGCTGGCAACTCCCGCCCAAACACATCCTCCGCGCCATGGCCCGCCTCGGCCCGGGCTCCCGGCCCGCCCCGTACAAACGCGGACGATAGGTCGCCATACTGGACGAGCCAGGGGAGGGCGGGGCGAACTTTACGGGGGCGGTCGCAGGAGATGGGGGACAGCAGGCTCATCCAGGGGCGGTACCGGCTGCTCGATCCGATCGGGCGCGGCGGCATGGGCGAGGTGTGGCGGGCGCGCGACGAGTCGCTGGGCCGCCATGTCGCCGTGAAGTGTCTCAAGCCGCTGGGCGGACACCACGACCAGACCTTCACCCGGGTCCTGAGGGAGCGGTTCCGGCGCGAGGCGCGCGTGGCCGCCGCCCTCAGCCACCGCGGCATCACGGTCGTCCATGACTTCGGCGAGTCCGACGGCGTCCTCTACCTGGTGATGGAGCTCCTGGACGGCCGCAACCTCAGCCAGCTCCTGGAGGACAACAAACAGCACCCGCTGCCCGTCGCCGATGTCGTCGAGATCGCCGACCAGGTCGCGGCCGCCCTCGCCTACACCCACCAGCAGGGCATCGTGCACCGGGACCTGAAGCCCGCGAACATCGTCCGGCTCACCGACGGCACGGTGAAGATCTGCGACTTCGGCATCGCCCGCCTCGGCCACGACGTGGACTTCACCTCCCGGCTGACCGGCACCGG
Encoded proteins:
- the lpdA gene encoding dihydrolipoyl dehydrogenase, which translates into the protein MDEQGERFDVVVLGAGPGGYVAAIRAAQLGKRVAVVEEKYWGGVCLNVGCIPTKALLRNAELAHLFTREAKTFGIKVDGEVSFDYGEAFRRSRKVADGRVKGVHYLMKKNKITEISGRGTFLDPHTLQVADYDGNTRTIGFDHCIIAAGASPKLLPGTRRTSRVVTFEEQILAEDLPQSIVIAGAGAIGVEFAYVLHNYGVKVTIVEFLDRVAPLEDAEVSAELAKQYRKLGIDVLTSTRVESIDESGPQVRVTVTGKDGSQQVLEADKVLQAIGFAPNVTGYGLENTGVRVTERGAIDVDGRCRTSVPHIYAIGDVTAKLMLAHAAEAMGVVAAETIADAETMELDYVMIPRATFCQPQIASFGYTEAQAREKGFDVQVAKFPFTANAKAHGLGDATGFVKLISDGKYGELLGGHLIGPDVTELLPELTLAQQWDLTVHEVARNVHAHPTLGEAVKEAVHGLAGHMINM
- a CDS encoding oxygenase MpaB family protein, yielding MHGDPMMWVAGIRALYLQALHPRALRGVMQNSDFRREAWGRLMRTANFVGTTTYGTTEAAEKAGARVRKIHSMLGATDPETGERYGVDEPGLLLWVHCAEIDSYLQVARRSGFRLTDEQADRYISEHRVSARLVGLDPDAVPASQSEMAAYFEKMLPELAATPEAREVDDFLLRPPTHPLLVPAREVLWRRVAQLAYAALPPYAHELYGRKAPEPITVTRQLRATGTLLRRVPARLRWQLPPKHILRAMARLGPGSRPAPYKRGR